The DNA sequence CATCATTCATTTTTTGGTAAAAAAATAGCCATGAAAACGTTATCTATATTCAATATATAGTATGTTGGTAATTTTTTTCAATATATTTGCGCACATTTTTTTTCACATCGCCGCCGTTCTTTCAATCCATACTAACAACCAGGAGGTGAAGACGATGGCCCGGCTGAAAAAAAATCCGTCTGAACGCGGCGTCAGCGCGGCGAGCGTGAAAGGAAACGCCGGCCCGACGGTCGAAGCCGACGGCGGCGGCAAGCGGACGAGCCAAAATCAGCAGTACAAAAAGCACAACATGCAAGGGGACTGAACGCCTAAGGGCGTCCGTCCCCTTTTTGCCTGCTTGACTTTCGCGCTGCCGGGCGATGGGCGTCACTTACGGAACATGCCTTTGACGACGAACGCCACGTTGGCCGGGCGCTCGGCGAGCCGGCGCATAAAATAGCCGTACCAATCGGTACCGTACGGCACGTACACGCGCATCGTATACCCTTCGCGCGCCAGCTCGACCTGGCGCTCCGGACGAATGCCGTACAACATTTGAAATTCAAACTGACTGTTCGGGATATTGTATTCCTTGACGAGCTGCTTCGTATATTCAATGAT is a window from the Geobacillus stearothermophilus ATCC 12980 genome containing:
- a CDS encoding YuzL family protein, yielding MARLKKNPSERGVSAASVKGNAGPTVEADGGGKRTSQNQQYKKHNMQGD